Proteins encoded together in one Mus caroli chromosome 4, CAROLI_EIJ_v1.1, whole genome shotgun sequence window:
- the Ythdf2 gene encoding LOW QUALITY PROTEIN: YTH domain-containing family protein 2 (The sequence of the model RefSeq protein was modified relative to this genomic sequence to represent the inferred CDS: deleted 2 bases in 1 codon; substituted 1 base at 1 genomic stop codon), translating into MSASSLLEQRPKGQGNKVQNGSVHQKDRLNDDDFEPYLSPQARPNNAYTAMSDSYLPSYYSPSIGFSYSLGEAAWSTGGDTAMPYLTSYGQLSXGEPHFLPDAMFGQPGALGSTPFLGQHGFNFFPSGIDFSAWGNNSSQGQSXQSSGYSSNYAYAPSSLGGAVIDGQSAFANETLNKAPGMNTIDQGMAALKLGSTEFTSSVPKVVGSAVGSGSITSNIVASSXLPPATIAPPKPASWADIASKPAXQQPKLKTKNGIAGSSLPPPPIKHNMDIGTWDNKGPVAKAPSQALVQNIGQPTQGSPQPVGQQANNSPPVVTSVGVGQQTQPLPPPPPQPAQLSVQQQATQPTRWVAPRNRGSGLGHNGVDGNGVGQSQAGSGSTPSEPHPVLEKLRSINNYNPKDFDWNLKHGQVFIIKTYSEHNIHHYIKXNIWCSTEHGNKRLDAAYRSMNGKGPVYLLFSVNGSGHFCGVAEMKSAVDYNTCAGVWSQDKWKGRFDVRWIFVKDVPNSQLRHIXLENNENKPVTNSRDTQEVPLEKAKQVLKIIASYKHTTSIFDDFSHYEKXQEEEESVKKVKELIIETMGKEAALERIRKVL; encoded by the exons AATAATGCATATACTGCCATGTCAGACTCCTACTTACCCAGTTACTACAGCCCCTCCATTGGCTTTTCCTATTCTTTGGGTGAAGCTGCTTGGTCTACTGGAGGNGACACAGCCATGCCCTATCTAACTTCTTATGGACAACTGAGCAANGGAGAGCCCCACTTTCTACCAGATGCAATGTTTGGGCAACCAGGAGCCCTAGGTAGCACTCCATTTCTTGGTCagcatggttttaatttttttcccagtgGGATTGACTTCTCAGCATGGGGAAATAACAGTTCTCAGGGACAGTCTNCTCAAAGCTCTGGATATAGTAGCAATTATGCTTATGCACCCAGCTCCTTAGGTGGAGCTGTGATTGATGGACAGTCAGCTTTTGCCAATGAGACCCTCAATAAAGCTCCTGGCATGAATACTATAGACCAAGGGATGGCAGCACTGAAACTAGGTAGCACAGAATTTACAAGCAGTGTTCCAAAAGTTGTAGGCTCTGCTGTTGGTAGTGGGTCCATCACTAGTAACATTGTGGCTTCTAGCNGTTTGCCTCCAGCTACTATTGCTCCTCCAAAACCAGCATCTTGGGCTGATATTGCTAGCAAGCCTGCANAACAACAACCTAAACTGAAGACCAAGAATGGCATTGCAGGATCAAGTCTTCCACCACCCCCAATAAAGCATAACATGGATATTGGAACTTGGGATAACAAGGGTCCTGTAGCAAAAGCCCCCTCACAGGCTTTGGTTCAAAATATAGGTCAGCCAACCCAGGGATCTCCTCAGCCTGTTGGACAGCAGGCCAATAATAGCCCACCAGTGGTC ACATCAGTAGGAGTAGGGCAACAGACGCAGCCattgcctccacctccacctcagcCTGCTCAGCTCTCAGTCCAGCAACAGGCAACTCAGCCAACTCGCTGGGTAGCGCCTCGGAACCGTGGCAGTGGGCTCGGTCATAACGGGGTGGATGGGAATGGAGTAGGACAGTCTCAGGCAGGTTCTGGATCTACTCCTTCAGAGCCTCACCCAGTGTTGGAGAAACTTCGGTCCATTAATAACTATAACCCTAAAGATTTCGACTGGAATCTGAAACATGGCCAGGTTTTCATCATTAAGACCTACTCTGAGCACAATATCCACCATTACATTAAGTAGAATATCTGGTGCAGCACAGAGCACGGTAACAAGAGACTGGATGCCGCCTATCGTTCCATGAATGGGAAGGGTCCCGTGTACTTACTTTTCAGTGTCAACGGCAGTGGACACTTCTGTGGAGTTGCAGAGATGAAATCTGCTGTGGACTACAacacatgtgcaggtgtgtggtcCCAGGACAAATGGAAGGGTCGTTTTGATGTCAGATGGATTTTTGTGAAGGACGTTCCCAATAGCCAACTGCGACACATTNGTCTAGAGAACAACGAGAATAAACCAGTGACCAACTCTAGGGACACTCAGGAAGTGCCTCTGGAAAAAGCTAAGCAGGTGTTGAAAATCATAGCCAGCTACAAGCACACCACTTCCATTTTTGATGACTTCTCACACTATGAGAAANgccaagaggaagaagaaagtgttAAAAAGGTAAAGGAGCTTATCATTGAGACTATGGGGAAGGAGGCGGCATTAGAAAGGATAAGAAAGGTATTGTAG